The Petrocella atlantisensis genome has a window encoding:
- a CDS encoding aminotransferase class I/II-fold pyridoxal phosphate-dependent enzyme → MRFSKRMNRFGESIFTQLLEIKKQRIEAGEFVVDLSVGTPNIPPADHIREALKQGIEDETQYVYAINDKENLLEAVSKWYKKRYDVQLDSKTEICSLLGSQEGLAHIALCVVDEGDVVLVPDPCYPVFADGPLLAGAEIYYMPQKKEYDYIIQLEAIPEEVVKRSKMILVSYPNNPTTAIAPDSFYMDLIAFARQHDLIVVHDNAYSELVFDGKKVGSFLAYEGAKEVGVELNSLSKTYGMAGARIGFCVGNEAVVSRMKRLKSNIDYGMFLPVQKAAIAAITGDQLCVTTTKSIYQSRRDILCEGFTRIGWTMDKPEATMFVWASIPMHYKSSSEFAMDLVQQAGLIVTPGSAFGPSGEGYVRLALVQDEEVLLQAIKAVDESGILKVVL, encoded by the coding sequence ATGAGATTTTCAAAAAGAATGAACCGATTTGGTGAGAGTATTTTTACCCAGTTGCTTGAAATAAAAAAACAAAGAATAGAGGCGGGTGAATTTGTTGTTGACTTAAGTGTGGGAACACCCAATATACCACCGGCAGATCATATTAGGGAGGCTCTAAAGCAAGGTATTGAAGATGAGACCCAATATGTGTATGCCATTAATGACAAAGAAAACTTATTAGAAGCTGTCTCAAAATGGTATAAAAAACGCTATGACGTCCAGCTAGATTCTAAAACAGAAATTTGTTCACTACTTGGCTCACAAGAAGGATTAGCCCATATTGCCTTATGTGTTGTTGATGAAGGCGATGTCGTACTTGTACCGGACCCTTGCTATCCGGTTTTTGCAGATGGACCACTACTTGCGGGTGCAGAAATATACTATATGCCACAAAAGAAAGAATATGACTATATCATACAGCTTGAGGCCATCCCGGAAGAGGTCGTCAAAAGGTCAAAAATGATTCTGGTATCCTATCCCAATAACCCGACAACGGCCATAGCACCGGATAGCTTTTATATGGATTTGATAGCATTTGCCCGTCAGCATGATTTGATTGTTGTACATGATAATGCTTATAGTGAACTGGTTTTTGACGGTAAGAAGGTAGGCAGTTTCTTAGCTTATGAAGGTGCAAAAGAAGTTGGGGTCGAATTAAATTCTCTCTCCAAAACCTATGGCATGGCAGGTGCACGTATCGGATTTTGTGTAGGCAATGAAGCGGTTGTTTCAAGAATGAAGCGCCTTAAATCCAATATTGACTATGGCATGTTTTTGCCGGTTCAAAAAGCAGCAATTGCAGCCATAACAGGGGATCAGCTATGTGTGACAACCACAAAGTCAATCTATCAAAGTAGGCGTGATATATTGTGTGAAGGATTTACAAGGATTGGTTGGACTATGGATAAACCTGAAGCCACCATGTTTGTCTGGGCGAGTATACCCATGCATTATAAATCGTCATCAGAATTTGCTATGGATCTCGTCCAGCAAGCAGGCCTTATCGTAACGCCTGGCAGTGCTTTTGGGCCTTCAGGTGAAGGTTATGTAAGGTTAGCCCTGGTTCAAGATGAAGAAGTACTTTTACAAGCCATAAAAGCTGTTGATGAAAGTGGCATACTAAAAGTAGTCTTATAA
- a CDS encoding transposase translates to MHQKACYQLLKEAPTPDAIASMHMTHLSALLLKASHGHFKKEHAKALRVLARESVGSSDRSLSIQITHAIEQIELLDSQLKTVESEMQSIMLSLDSLIMTIPGIGFVNGGMILGEIGNIKRFSNASKVLAYAGLDPSVYQSGNFVAKRTRMSKRGSKTLRYALINAANNVVRNNDTFKAYYDTKRAEGRNHYNTLGHCAGKLVRVIYKMLTDEVEFNLD, encoded by the coding sequence TTGCATCAGAAAGCCTGTTATCAGCTTCTTAAAGAAGCTCCTACTCCGGATGCTATTGCCTCCATGCATATGACTCATCTTTCAGCTCTTCTTTTAAAAGCCTCCCACGGCCACTTCAAGAAAGAACATGCTAAAGCATTAAGAGTTCTTGCAAGGGAGTCTGTCGGATCCAGCGACAGGTCTTTATCTATTCAAATAACTCATGCTATCGAGCAAATCGAGTTATTAGATAGCCAGTTAAAAACTGTTGAATCGGAAATGCAATCAATTATGCTTTCACTTGATTCACTTATCATGACCATTCCAGGCATTGGATTTGTCAATGGTGGAATGATTCTTGGTGAAATTGGTAACATTAAACGCTTCTCCAATGCTAGCAAAGTTCTAGCTTATGCTGGGTTAGATCCGTCTGTTTATCAGTCTGGAAACTTTGTTGCCAAACGTACACGTATGTCAAAACGAGGATCAAAAACCTTACGTTATGCATTAATTAATGCTGCAAACAATGTTGTTCGTAACAACGACACATTTAAAGCTTATTACGATACTAAAAGAGCTGAAGGCCGAAACCACTACAACACTTTAGGTCACTGTGCCGGTAAGCTTGTCAGGGTCATCTATAAGATGCTTACTGACGAAGTCGAGTTTAATCTCGACTAA
- a CDS encoding response regulator transcription factor, with the protein MQKIKLMLVDDQVIVREGLRALLENYEDIEIIDEAGNGLEAVTKAKTHIPDIILMDIRMPEVDGVEATRQIKAYNSDIRVIMLTTFDEDDYIIRAMTYGASGYLLKDIGREKLVQAIRDSLSGNIILPGAVAAKITNRLVEDSKNRHPDMSQRSQSLGISVEDFKPRELEIIKWMVQGKDNREIAEALYLSLGTVKNYVSQIYMKLEVANRANAIIALKKIGY; encoded by the coding sequence ATGCAAAAAATAAAATTAATGTTGGTGGATGATCAAGTTATTGTACGAGAGGGTTTACGTGCTTTACTAGAAAATTATGAGGATATAGAAATCATAGATGAAGCCGGAAATGGTTTGGAGGCGGTTACAAAAGCAAAAACACATATACCGGATATAATTTTGATGGATATAAGAATGCCGGAAGTGGATGGTGTTGAAGCTACACGACAGATTAAGGCATATAACAGTGACATTAGGGTTATAATGCTTACAACTTTCGATGAGGACGATTATATTATAAGGGCGATGACCTATGGTGCATCCGGATATCTCTTAAAGGATATTGGTAGGGAGAAACTTGTTCAGGCAATAAGAGACAGTTTATCGGGGAATATTATTTTGCCTGGTGCAGTAGCCGCCAAGATCACCAACCGTCTGGTAGAAGACAGTAAGAATAGACATCCTGATATGTCACAAAGATCACAATCGTTAGGCATAAGTGTTGAAGATTTTAAACCAAGAGAACTGGAAATCATCAAATGGATGGTTCAGGGTAAAGATAACCGTGAAATAGCTGAAGCACTTTATTTGTCTCTTGGTACGGTCAAAAACTATGTGAGCCAAATTTATATGAAGCTAGAAGTTGCCAATCGTGCCAATGCCATCATTGCCTTAAAAAAAATTGGCTATTAA
- a CDS encoding sensor histidine kinase, with product MTVNDYMPIIIPGVLMQVSMQAMYIRHCWYNDNLDQKKKWIYIFFIALFNLPAAAIYLFATRKHIDQRQSIEGIDSQFVEGIFLCLVMAYEVLSLRVVTDRIEDGYFTLMVLLLGISFTLLILNRILFNKMKPLFHSTMPIIQTVMVVFIHFLGNNINTLLIVLVVIASIINNYWLKKSKVYIIFGFVLLLVDSGIKIGIAKQPVDVDRLIGSIYVNLLVYVLFVAAFYTLKKQMITNNILENTLEDLKIQSDKLEEMSRIAERNRITGEIHDSVGHLLTTAAIAIEAGTMIMNKDPEKANQKFELAKKQVRDSLTQIRSSIKAIRDENIEDFDGQLNELADAVTKSTGLKMNIIIEEGILILPIHQKVLIDAIKECITNSLKHGEATELDLLIQSYKNSYQMTISDNGVGGEAFVLGTGLTNMKNRIESLGGQCHFEGKQLEGFTISILLPMGRRE from the coding sequence ATGACCGTTAACGATTACATGCCTATTATTATACCGGGCGTACTCATGCAAGTATCCATGCAAGCTATGTATATCAGGCATTGTTGGTATAATGATAATCTTGATCAAAAGAAGAAGTGGATCTATATTTTTTTCATAGCCCTGTTCAATCTTCCAGCAGCTGCCATTTATCTATTTGCTACTAGAAAACACATAGATCAAAGACAAAGTATTGAAGGTATTGATAGTCAGTTTGTTGAGGGGATTTTTTTGTGTTTGGTTATGGCTTATGAAGTTCTATCCCTTAGAGTGGTTACAGATAGGATTGAAGACGGTTATTTTACGCTTATGGTCCTTTTGCTGGGTATATCTTTTACATTGTTAATCTTAAATAGAATACTTTTTAATAAAATGAAACCCTTATTTCATTCTACAATGCCTATAATACAGACGGTGATGGTTGTCTTTATTCATTTTCTAGGGAATAATATTAATACACTTTTGATTGTATTGGTGGTTATAGCAAGTATTATTAATAATTATTGGTTGAAGAAGTCTAAGGTGTATATTATATTCGGCTTTGTATTGTTATTGGTGGATAGCGGCATAAAAATAGGCATAGCTAAGCAACCTGTAGATGTGGATAGGCTCATAGGATCAATTTATGTAAATCTGCTTGTCTATGTACTGTTTGTGGCGGCTTTTTACACTTTAAAAAAACAAATGATAACAAATAATATATTGGAAAATACACTTGAAGACTTGAAAATTCAATCTGATAAATTAGAAGAAATGAGCAGAATTGCTGAAAGGAATCGAATTACAGGAGAGATTCATGATTCAGTAGGGCATTTGTTAACAACAGCAGCCATTGCCATAGAAGCCGGAACTATGATCATGAATAAAGACCCTGAAAAAGCGAATCAAAAATTTGAACTTGCAAAAAAACAAGTAAGGGATAGCTTGACACAGATTAGAAGTTCGATTAAGGCGATTAGAGATGAAAATATAGAGGATTTTGATGGTCAATTGAATGAACTGGCGGATGCGGTTACAAAATCAACAGGGTTAAAAATGAATATTATTATTGAAGAAGGTATTCTTATTCTACCCATACACCAAAAGGTTTTGATAGATGCCATTAAAGAATGTATAACCAATAGCTTAAAACATGGAGAAGCAACAGAATTAGACCTACTGATACAGAGCTATAAAAACAGTTATCAGATGACAATCAGTGATAATGGTGTTGGTGGAGAAGCTTTTGTATTAGGTACCGGACTTACGAACATGAAAAACCGAATTGAAAGTCTGGGAGGACAATGTCATTTTGAGGGAAAACAATTGGAAGGTTTTACAATCAGTATTCTATTACCAATGGGACGGCGAGAATAG
- the thiT gene encoding energy-coupled thiamine transporter ThiT: MFERFKEAWATGDLQLIIESDMGKVIIIVLAVLLLLLALILVNKERSLEHKIKPLAYSGVAIALAMVLSQIKLFALPQGGSITLFSMFFIVVIGYFYGVRQGVLAGIVYGLLQLVFGGWVMHPVQLLLDYPLAFGALGLSGIFAGSKHGLVKGLAIGVMGRFFFHFLSGIIFFAEYTPEGWNTILYSFWYNFSYTGVEGFVTAIVLLVPSVLQAFNQIKKSAIS; this comes from the coding sequence ATGTTCGAAAGATTTAAGGAAGCATGGGCAACAGGTGATCTTCAACTCATTATTGAATCCGATATGGGTAAGGTCATCATCATTGTATTGGCAGTTTTATTATTACTGCTGGCACTTATTTTGGTTAACAAGGAACGCAGTTTGGAACACAAGATTAAGCCTTTGGCCTATTCAGGGGTAGCTATTGCACTGGCCATGGTGCTATCACAGATCAAGCTTTTTGCTCTGCCTCAAGGTGGTTCCATTACCTTATTTAGTATGTTTTTCATTGTCGTCATCGGTTATTTTTATGGTGTAAGGCAAGGGGTACTGGCTGGTATTGTTTACGGACTTCTTCAACTGGTCTTTGGAGGATGGGTCATGCACCCGGTTCAGCTTTTATTGGATTATCCTTTAGCCTTTGGAGCATTAGGTTTATCCGGTATCTTTGCAGGCTCAAAACACGGGTTGGTCAAAGGATTAGCTATTGGAGTTATGGGTAGGTTCTTTTTTCACTTTTTATCAGGTATTATATTCTTTGCTGAATACACGCCGGAAGGTTGGAACACCATTCTATATTCATTTTGGTATAATTTTTCTTATACAGGTGTAGAAGGATTTGTGACAGCGATTGTACTATTGGTTCCGAGTGTCCTGCAAGCCTTTAATCAGATTAAAAAGTCGGCCATATCTTAG
- a CDS encoding EAL and HDOD domain-containing protein codes for MDIFIARQPIFDRNHKVFAYELLYRKNDSNAFDGSVASDVATSILLMNSYLNFGIQHLVGTKKAFINFDKQLILNEIPLLLNTEHVVIELLEDIIPDQNFLNKIESLKNNNYVLALDDYVESYAYPEVTTLCDIIKVEFMGTSREAIERICTQLKSKGKQLLAEKVENRDEFEWAKSIGFDYFQGYFFSKPAMVKSKSIQDSSSQYIRLMSEMHAKELYYKKISQIIEMDIALTYKLLKLVNSKFVQNQKINSIQHALSILGIKTSREWLSLATIQSLSSVETNQLVITSMVRAHLLELIAKNSVQKKNHKRCH; via the coding sequence ATGGATATTTTTATCGCAAGACAACCTATTTTTGACCGTAATCATAAAGTTTTTGCTTATGAACTCTTATATCGTAAAAATGATTCGAATGCGTTTGATGGCTCCGTCGCTTCGGATGTTGCCACTTCTATTTTATTGATGAACAGCTACTTAAACTTTGGAATCCAGCATCTTGTCGGGACAAAAAAAGCTTTTATCAACTTTGATAAGCAACTCATTCTTAACGAAATCCCCCTACTTTTGAACACTGAACATGTCGTCATTGAACTATTAGAGGATATCATACCTGATCAAAATTTTCTTAACAAAATTGAAAGCCTAAAAAATAATAACTATGTATTAGCTTTAGATGACTATGTTGAAAGCTATGCGTACCCAGAAGTAACGACGCTTTGTGACATTATTAAAGTAGAATTTATGGGTACCTCTAGGGAAGCCATTGAAAGAATTTGTACTCAATTAAAATCAAAAGGCAAACAACTTCTAGCCGAAAAGGTTGAAAACAGAGATGAGTTTGAATGGGCTAAATCCATTGGATTCGACTATTTTCAAGGGTATTTTTTCTCAAAGCCTGCGATGGTCAAATCCAAATCCATTCAGGACAGCTCTTCCCAATATATTCGCCTTATGTCAGAAATGCATGCCAAAGAGCTGTACTATAAGAAAATTTCTCAAATCATTGAAATGGACATCGCCTTAACTTATAAACTTCTAAAGCTTGTGAACTCAAAATTTGTTCAAAATCAAAAAATCAACAGCATTCAACATGCCTTGTCCATACTGGGTATCAAAACTTCAAGAGAGTGGTTAAGCCTTGCTACGATACAAAGCTTGTCTTCAGTCGAAACCAATCAATTGGTCATCACATCTATGGTAAGAGCCCATCTTTTAGAATTGATTGCAAAAAACTCAGTTCAAAAAAAGAATCACAAGAGATGTCACTAA
- a CDS encoding YuxH family protein has translation MSLIGLLSVLDVLLEKKMEDLLLDLPVSDDIKNTLLGYDTPYSCAYKLCLTYERGEFDQLEGCSALMGYDLTQLTSHYVQAVKWADELHTLLQVPSQ, from the coding sequence ATGTCACTAATTGGCCTGCTTTCTGTTCTTGATGTTCTGTTAGAAAAAAAAATGGAAGATCTACTCCTAGACCTTCCTGTATCTGATGATATTAAAAATACGTTACTAGGTTATGACACACCTTATTCCTGTGCCTACAAACTATGTCTTACTTATGAAAGAGGCGAGTTTGATCAATTGGAAGGTTGCAGTGCCCTCATGGGTTACGATCTAACACAACTAACCTCCCATTATGTTCAAGCTGTCAAATGGGCCGATGAACTACATACATTACTCCAAGTGCCTTCTCAGTGA
- the purD gene encoding phosphoribosylamine--glycine ligase, whose amino-acid sequence MKVLVIGGGGREHAIVWKLAQSKKVTEIYCAPGNAGIMEMASCVDISATDVKGLLEFALEKAIDLTVVGMDDPLMLGVVDIFASNGLRIFGPRKNAAILEGSKVFAKDLMKKYNIPTAGYEVFENPDQAKAYLKTCSYPTVLKADGLALGKGVLICETQEEALAGVDEIMIAQKFGDAGKVMVVEEFMTGPEVSVLSFCDGEHVLPMVSAQDHKRAFDNDEGPNTGGMGTFSPSRYYTKEMHEVAMKTIFEPSLKAMKAEGRSFTGIIFFGLMLTPQGIKVLEYNARFGDPEAQVVLPKLKTDLFDVLEAAIDGRLDEIELKWDNRPTVCVVMASGGYPIAYEKGYTITGLEKQKKKDDVVVFHAGTKKEGDRVVTNGGRVLGVTAFGDSMEDARKTAYKAVSEIEFENKQYRTDIGIK is encoded by the coding sequence ATGAAAGTACTTGTTATCGGTGGTGGCGGCCGTGAACATGCCATTGTATGGAAACTTGCACAGAGTAAAAAAGTAACTGAGATCTATTGTGCCCCGGGCAATGCAGGTATCATGGAAATGGCAAGCTGTGTGGATATATCAGCAACGGATGTAAAAGGGCTTCTTGAGTTTGCCCTTGAAAAAGCCATTGATTTGACAGTCGTGGGGATGGATGATCCATTGATGCTAGGCGTTGTGGATATCTTTGCGTCTAATGGCTTACGTATTTTTGGTCCAAGAAAAAATGCTGCCATACTTGAAGGCAGTAAAGTTTTTGCCAAAGACCTAATGAAAAAATACAATATTCCAACAGCCGGTTATGAAGTTTTTGAAAATCCAGATCAAGCAAAAGCTTATCTTAAGACCTGCTCATATCCTACAGTTCTTAAAGCAGATGGATTGGCCCTTGGCAAAGGTGTTTTGATTTGTGAGACCCAAGAAGAAGCTTTGGCGGGTGTAGATGAGATTATGATAGCCCAGAAGTTTGGTGATGCAGGAAAAGTCATGGTGGTGGAAGAATTCATGACCGGACCGGAAGTTTCAGTATTATCATTTTGTGATGGAGAGCATGTTTTACCCATGGTAAGTGCTCAAGATCATAAGCGTGCTTTTGATAACGATGAAGGACCAAATACGGGTGGTATGGGCACTTTTTCTCCCAGCAGGTATTATACGAAGGAAATGCACGAAGTAGCCATGAAAACCATATTTGAGCCCAGCTTGAAAGCCATGAAAGCGGAAGGAAGATCCTTTACAGGGATTATATTCTTTGGTTTGATGCTAACACCACAGGGGATTAAGGTGCTTGAATACAATGCAAGATTTGGAGATCCAGAAGCACAAGTTGTATTACCAAAGCTAAAAACGGATTTATTTGATGTTTTGGAAGCGGCCATTGACGGTCGATTAGATGAGATTGAACTTAAGTGGGACAATAGACCAACGGTATGTGTTGTTATGGCGTCTGGAGGCTACCCTATAGCATATGAGAAGGGTTATACTATTACCGGTTTAGAAAAACAAAAAAAGAAAGACGATGTTGTCGTTTTTCATGCCGGTACAAAAAAAGAGGGAGACCGAGTTGTTACTAATGGCGGTCGTGTCCTTGGTGTGACAGCCTTTGGAGATTCAATGGAAGATGCAAGAAAAACGGCTTATAAGGCTGTGTCTGAGATTGAATTTGAGAACAAACAATACAGAACCGATATCGGTATCAAATAA
- the purN gene encoding phosphoribosylglycinamide formyltransferase, whose translation MLKVGILVSGGGTNLQAIIDRIENQEIKNAKIVTVVSNRKKAYALERAKKHGLSTSWISPITYETREAFDQALIDHFQALEVDLVVLAGYLVVLGSRFINAYRNRIINVHPSLLPAFSGDGFYGLRVHEAALERGVKVSGATIHFVDEGTDTGPIVAQKTVEVLETDTAETLQKRIMEEAEWQLLPEVINQIAKGQLEVRDGRVYKKKLI comes from the coding sequence ATGTTAAAAGTCGGTATATTAGTATCAGGTGGCGGAACCAATCTGCAAGCCATTATTGATCGTATCGAGAATCAAGAAATAAAAAATGCAAAAATTGTAACAGTGGTAAGTAATAGGAAAAAGGCCTATGCTCTAGAAAGAGCTAAGAAGCATGGTCTATCAACCTCTTGGATCAGCCCAATAACATATGAAACGCGAGAAGCATTCGATCAAGCATTAATTGATCATTTTCAAGCATTAGAAGTAGATCTGGTGGTACTGGCAGGCTATTTAGTCGTACTTGGCAGTCGGTTCATTAACGCCTATAGGAATAGAATTATCAATGTGCATCCATCTCTTTTACCGGCGTTTTCAGGAGATGGCTTCTATGGTCTTAGAGTTCATGAGGCAGCCCTTGAGCGGGGCGTTAAAGTATCAGGTGCAACCATACACTTTGTAGACGAGGGTACAGATACCGGTCCCATTGTTGCCCAAAAAACAGTTGAAGTCTTAGAAACAGATACGGCGGAAACACTACAAAAGCGCATTATGGAAGAAGCAGAATGGCAGTTGTTACCGGAAGTGATTAATCAAATTGCTAAGGGCCAATTGGAAGTAAGAGATGGTAGAGTGTATAAGAAAAAGCTTATATAA
- the purM gene encoding phosphoribosylformylglycinamidine cyclo-ligase produces the protein MDYKSAGVDVEAGYKAVELMKAHVKTTMREEVVTDLGGFGGLFSLAKHKMEEPILVSGTDGVGTKLKIAFELDRHDTIGIDAVAMCVNDIICAGAEPLFFLDYIACGKNVPEKIATIVGGIAEGCRQSGAALIGGETAEMPGFYPENEYDLAGFSVGIVDKKDVIDGKDIKEGDVLLGLPSSGIHSNGYSLVRKLFNPTREKLALEVAGLDTNLGEALLVPTKIYVKMIKTLKEAVKIKAISHITGGGFIENIPRMLPMDCYAKIQLGTWPVHPIFNVMQALGDIKQEAMYNTFNMGIGMIVALAPSEVDQAIKALESIGEKAYVIGEVKQGQSGVELC, from the coding sequence ATAGATTATAAGTCAGCCGGTGTAGATGTGGAAGCAGGCTACAAGGCAGTTGAACTGATGAAAGCACATGTTAAAACGACGATGCGAGAAGAAGTGGTGACGGATTTAGGCGGATTTGGAGGGCTTTTCTCACTGGCTAAGCATAAGATGGAAGAGCCGATATTGGTTTCCGGTACAGACGGTGTCGGTACGAAATTAAAGATTGCATTTGAACTGGATCGACATGATACCATCGGCATTGATGCTGTTGCTATGTGTGTGAATGATATTATATGTGCAGGAGCAGAACCCTTATTCTTTTTAGATTATATAGCTTGCGGCAAAAATGTTCCGGAAAAAATCGCCACCATCGTAGGCGGTATAGCTGAGGGTTGTCGACAATCGGGTGCAGCTTTGATTGGTGGAGAAACGGCGGAAATGCCGGGATTTTATCCTGAAAATGAATACGATTTGGCAGGATTTTCAGTTGGTATTGTTGATAAAAAAGATGTGATCGATGGCAAGGACATAAAGGAGGGGGATGTATTACTCGGTCTACCTTCATCGGGTATTCATAGTAATGGGTATTCCCTGGTCAGAAAACTTTTTAATCCGACAAGGGAGAAATTAGCGCTTGAAGTAGCCGGTCTTGATACCAATCTTGGAGAAGCCCTTCTTGTACCGACAAAGATTTATGTCAAGATGATCAAAACTTTAAAAGAAGCCGTTAAGATAAAAGCCATCAGCCATATTACCGGTGGCGGATTTATTGAAAACATACCAAGAATGTTACCGATGGATTGTTATGCCAAGATACAACTGGGTACTTGGCCGGTGCATCCAATCTTCAATGTCATGCAAGCCCTAGGAGATATCAAGCAGGAAGCCATGTATAACACTTTTAATATGGGGATTGGCATGATTGTGGCTCTAGCTCCAAGTGAGGTGGATCAGGCGATTAAGGCCCTTGAATCTATAGGTGAAAAAGCATATGTCATTGGAGAAGTAAAACAAGGTCAATCAGGAGTGGAATTATGTTAA
- the purF gene encoding amidophosphoribosyltransferase, whose amino-acid sequence MWQDKLQEECGVFGVYNNNEFDTSRMVYYGLFALQHRGQESAGIAVNNNGTIVYRKEMGMVADIFDDNVLDYLNGHSGIGHVRYSTTGSSLVENAQPLVIKYTKGHMALAHNGNLTNADTLRKELEAKGTIFQTTTDSEVIAALLSRARIKYNSIEEALVEVMSIIKGAYALVIMTPHKLIAARDPFGMRPLVMGKKEDSFVFSSESCAFDALGVDLVRDVDPGEIIVISKEKGLESIQTNKKKQSAMCSFEYIYFARPDSVIESLEVYEARFRAGKVLFEEHPVEADVIVGVPDSGLGAAHGFAAASGIPLVDGFMKNRYVGRTFIAPSQGLRELAVHLKLNPIRSQINGKRVIMIDDSIVRGTTSRRIVNLLREAGATEVHVRVSSPPVKYSCYFGIDTPERENLIASTHSLDEIRDLICADSVGYISREGLLSTFKGAGCEFCTGCFTGNYPVEIVDEEAKGCQ is encoded by the coding sequence ATGTGGCAGGATAAATTACAAGAAGAATGCGGTGTATTTGGCGTGTACAATAACAATGAGTTTGACACTTCAAGAATGGTATATTATGGCTTATTTGCCTTACAACATAGAGGCCAAGAAAGTGCCGGTATTGCCGTCAACAATAATGGAACCATTGTATATAGAAAAGAAATGGGTATGGTTGCAGATATATTTGATGACAACGTACTGGATTATCTGAACGGTCATTCAGGTATTGGCCATGTCAGGTATTCCACCACCGGATCAAGTCTGGTGGAAAACGCTCAACCCCTCGTTATTAAATACACCAAGGGGCATATGGCTTTGGCACATAACGGCAACCTAACCAATGCGGATACCTTACGCAAAGAACTTGAGGCAAAAGGCACAATATTTCAAACAACAACAGACTCAGAGGTTATAGCGGCCTTATTATCCAGAGCAAGGATTAAATACAACTCTATAGAAGAGGCCCTTGTTGAAGTTATGTCAATTATAAAAGGTGCTTATGCCCTTGTAATCATGACCCCTCATAAACTTATTGCAGCGAGAGATCCCTTTGGCATGCGTCCTCTTGTGATGGGTAAAAAAGAAGATTCTTTTGTTTTCTCATCTGAATCTTGTGCATTTGATGCATTAGGCGTTGACCTTGTAAGGGATGTAGATCCTGGAGAGATTATTGTCATTAGCAAAGAAAAAGGTCTAGAATCCATTCAAACCAATAAGAAAAAGCAGTCGGCTATGTGTAGCTTTGAATATATATATTTTGCAAGACCGGACTCGGTGATTGAGTCATTAGAGGTCTATGAAGCACGTTTTAGAGCTGGAAAAGTTCTTTTTGAGGAGCATCCTGTAGAAGCAGATGTTATTGTTGGGGTGCCGGATTCGGGACTGGGTGCAGCCCATGGATTTGCAGCAGCCTCCGGTATACCTCTTGTAGATGGATTTATGAAAAACCGCTATGTTGGAAGAACGTTTATCGCACCAAGCCAAGGTCTTAGAGAACTCGCTGTTCATCTGAAGTTAAACCCCATAAGAAGTCAGATAAATGGCAAAAGGGTCATTATGATTGATGATTCCATTGTTAGGGGTACAACCAGCAGAAGAATTGTGAATCTATTACGAGAAGCCGGTGCAACAGAGGTTCATGTTAGGGTCAGTTCCCCGCCGGTTAAATACTCCTGCTATTTTGGTATTGATACGCCGGAACGGGAAAACTTGATTGCCAGCACCCACAGCTTGGATGAGATACGTGACCTCATCTGTGCAGACAGTGTTGGGTATATCAGTAGAGAAGGTTTATTATCAACCTTTAAAGGAGCTGGGTGTGAATTCTGTACCGGTTGTTTTACAGGCAATTATCCGGTAGAAATCGTAGATGAGGAGGCAAAAGGATGTCAATAG